A section of the Agromyces aurantiacus genome encodes:
- a CDS encoding branched-chain amino acid ABC transporter permease, with the protein MDTLVLLLVTGLGLGALYFLVASGLSLIYGLMGVLNFAHGAFLTIAAFLGWEAGRRISDGTWTGLAISAAVGILVGATVAVLTEVLVIRRLYERHIEQALVTVGISLAAVALFEGIWGTDPIYTDRPEWLTQTTEVLGARISNDRFLLIACAALVLGGIVLFLRRTRYGLIIRAGVENRHMVTALGIDVRRSFTLVFAIGGAAAGLGGVLASVYYGYVSAHLGSVLLIFAFIVTVIGGLGSLTGAAIASVLVAVLQQFANFFLGGTGDLVVVVLLAAVLLIRPRGLMGKAA; encoded by the coding sequence ATGGACACGCTCGTCCTCCTGCTCGTCACGGGCCTCGGCCTCGGCGCGCTGTACTTCCTCGTCGCGAGCGGCCTCTCGCTCATCTACGGCCTCATGGGCGTGCTCAACTTCGCCCACGGCGCGTTCCTCACGATCGCCGCGTTCCTCGGCTGGGAGGCCGGGCGGCGCATCTCCGACGGCACGTGGACCGGCCTCGCGATCTCGGCGGCGGTGGGCATCCTCGTCGGCGCGACCGTCGCCGTGCTCACCGAGGTGCTCGTCATCCGCCGCCTCTACGAACGCCACATCGAGCAGGCGCTCGTGACCGTCGGCATCTCGCTCGCCGCGGTCGCGCTGTTCGAGGGCATCTGGGGCACCGACCCGATCTACACCGACCGGCCCGAGTGGCTCACCCAGACCACCGAGGTCCTCGGCGCGCGCATCTCCAACGACCGGTTCCTGCTCATTGCGTGCGCCGCGCTCGTGCTCGGCGGCATCGTGCTCTTCCTGCGGAGGACGCGGTACGGCCTCATCATCCGCGCGGGCGTCGAGAACCGGCACATGGTCACCGCGCTCGGCATCGACGTGCGGCGCTCGTTCACGCTCGTGTTCGCGATCGGCGGCGCCGCGGCCGGCCTCGGCGGCGTGCTCGCCTCGGTCTACTACGGCTACGTGTCGGCCCACCTCGGGTCGGTGCTGCTCATCTTCGCCTTCATCGTGACCGTCATCGGCGGCCTCGGCTCGCTCACGGGCGCCGCGATCGCCTCGGTGCTCGTGGCGGTGCTGCAGCAGTTCGCCAACTTCTTCCTCGGCGGCACCGGCGACCTCGTGGTCGTCGTGCTCCTGGCCGCCGTCCTGCTGATCCGGCCGCGTGGACTGATGGGGAAGGCCGCATGA
- a CDS encoding branched-chain amino acid ABC transporter permease, whose protein sequence is MNATTLRLLVGGILLVVALAALPLLAIDIPGVLPGPTYTPGTLQLLAFALLIAALALSYRMMFGLAGLLSFGHALFFAAGAYGLAMTLEAFGPSDWPSPVVFVVSIGITLVLGLTLAATVGSLALRVTGISFAMVTLAFAQAGSVLIRRNPSGATGGDEGISLDTTHVPAELVGVVDTRNLYWTALGILVVVYLVVLWVEKSRAGHVAEAIRENELRVRVIGLRPYDVKLLVFIVASVLAAVAGMGYLLLQSGAAPRIATADFTLTLLVIVVLGGVGARWGAIVGGIVYTLLDQRLTALAGSDAIAALPDVLRVPLSEPLFILGTLFVLVVLFLPGGIAGLPGRLATGRKPHPVEPEEAVDA, encoded by the coding sequence ATGAACGCCACGACGCTCCGCCTGCTCGTCGGCGGCATCCTGCTCGTCGTCGCCCTCGCGGCGCTGCCGCTGCTGGCGATCGACATCCCGGGCGTGCTGCCCGGCCCGACCTACACGCCCGGCACCCTGCAGCTGCTCGCGTTCGCGCTGCTCATCGCGGCGCTGGCGCTGAGCTACCGCATGATGTTCGGCCTCGCGGGCCTGCTCTCGTTCGGCCACGCGCTGTTCTTCGCCGCGGGCGCCTACGGGCTCGCGATGACGCTCGAGGCGTTCGGCCCGTCCGACTGGCCGAGCCCCGTGGTCTTCGTCGTCTCGATCGGCATCACGCTCGTGCTCGGGCTCACGCTCGCCGCGACCGTCGGCTCGCTGGCCCTGCGCGTCACGGGCATCTCGTTCGCGATGGTCACGCTCGCGTTCGCCCAGGCCGGCTCGGTGCTGATCCGCCGCAACCCGTCGGGCGCCACCGGAGGCGACGAGGGGATCTCGCTCGACACCACGCACGTGCCGGCCGAGCTCGTCGGCGTGGTCGACACCCGCAACCTGTACTGGACGGCGCTCGGCATCCTCGTGGTCGTCTACCTCGTGGTGCTCTGGGTCGAGAAGAGCCGCGCGGGCCACGTCGCCGAGGCGATCCGTGAGAACGAGCTGCGCGTGCGGGTCATCGGGCTCCGGCCGTACGACGTGAAGCTCCTCGTCTTCATCGTCGCCTCGGTGCTCGCCGCGGTCGCCGGCATGGGCTACCTGCTGCTGCAGTCGGGCGCCGCGCCGCGCATCGCCACGGCCGACTTCACGCTCACGCTCCTCGTGATCGTCGTGCTCGGCGGTGTGGGCGCGCGCTGGGGCGCGATCGTGGGCGGTATCGTCTACACACTGCTCGACCAGCGCCTCACGGCGCTCGCCGGATCCGACGCGATCGCCGCGCTGCCCGACGTGCTCCGCGTTCCGCTGTCCGAGCCGCTGTTCATCCTGGGCACGCTCTTCGTGCTCGTGGTGCTGTTCCTGCCCGGGGGCATCGCCGGGCTTCCCGGCCGCCTCGCGACCGGACGGAAGCCGCACCCGGTGGAACCGGAGGAGGCCGTCGATGCCTGA